The Osmerus eperlanus unplaced genomic scaffold, fOsmEpe2.1 SCAFFOLD_85, whole genome shotgun sequence region CATCCTTCCACCCctgccatctctccatccatccttccacccctccatttctccatccatccttccatccatccatccatccttccacacctccatctctccatccctccatctgtcgaGTCTTCCTTGTTTACCTTCTCCGTGCACTTCCTGATGAGAGCGGCTAGCTCTGACATCACCAGATCCACGCACTTCAGACACGGGTCCTTGAGCTTTACAATCTGCTTCTTCACTATGGCCTCGAAGGCCAGGTCAGGGGTGAACAGGCCCGTCCTGCCGCCGGGGATTGTGGGAGTTGTAGTTGTTGTTCATTatcaggggggtgggaggagggtgggggggcgtgTTGTATTtgttgggggggagggcgggtagtagtgtgcgtgtgtgtaaaggggggggggggggtggaaggagaatgaggatgagagaagagaagaagggagagaaaatagaggctaaatggagagagggagaaagggagagaggggggagagggggagaaaacaaCAGATAGGAAAAACGTGTTTTTGTTTAGTTTAGTTAGTTTTAGATTGTCAGACGTGTACACCAAGAAAAGCTGCAGGAACTGTCCTTCcaaaacaggaacaggaaatgaATAACTCTTTCTGCCTGTGATTGGTGGAAACTTTCCACCACTTCCTGGCCAAGTCACATGACCATTGATCCCCAGGCTAAGCCTAGCCAATGGAAGATGACGAGACTAACACGACACCAACAACAAATGGCTTCAGCCACACCAGAGAAATGGGCTGCATGTGCGGTCACCATTATTAAACACCTCATTGGTTCACTGCCCTGACCAATCAGGATAAATGGTGCACCTTACTGGTTGACTGCCTGACCAATCAGGACCCACAAAGCTTTTAGTTCACTGCTCGATACCAACAAGCTTCCCACAGTACCTGCTTGGTCCACTGCctgaccaatcaggatccaTGATGCTCCTCACTGGCTCCCTGCCAGACCAACCATGCTGCATGCAGCACCCTCATTGGCTCCCTGCCAGACCAACCATGCTGCATGCAGCACCTCATTGGCTCCTGCCAGACCAACCATGCTGCATGCAGCACCTCATTGGCTCCCTGCCAGACCAACCATGCTGCATGCAGTACCTTATTGGTGCACTGTCGGACCACGTTGACCAGTTCCTGAATAACCATGTCGATGCACTTCAGACACGGCTCCTTGAGCTTGACGATCTGCTTCTTCACTATGGCCTCGCGAAGGCCAGGTCAGGGGTGAACAGGCCtgtcctgcagacacacaggcaggcagacagacatgtaggcaggcagacagacatgtaggcagacagacaggtagacagttacaccgacagacagacaaacattcagacagacagataaacacaaacacagacacacagacagacaggcaggcacagacagacagacacacacacacacagacagaaagacagacaggcagacagggtctCTACTTGCCTGACTCCGTGGATGTTCTTGATGGCATAGCTAATCTCCTTCCTCAACTCCTTCTCATCAAACTCCATCTGACAcatatattaatattattttaaCGCATGATTGTTTTGGCATTTTCTACTGTGACAGGCAGGCCAATGAGGGGGCCACCCTGACTAGCTCCAATGGGAATGAGAGGGCGGGACTACCTTGACAAGCTCGAATGGGAAGCGCTCGTGGAAGATGCGGTTGATCTTGGCTCCTCCTGATAGGTTGGCAGTGTCAACCTGGTCACCTGACCCCTCGATGCACTTCTCAAAGTCAACCCCGAACTGCTGCACCATCCTGGGGTGGGAagggcagtgtgagagtgtgtgtctgaatgtgtgtgtgtgtgcgcgagtgtgtgtgtgtgcgtgtgagagtgtgtgtgcgcatgtgtgtgtgtttcctcactGCAGCAGGGCCTTGGTCTTGCGTGTGGGGTCGTCGGGGCGGAAGTTCTtgtactcctccacctccttctccagggACAGCATCTGGCTCTGCAGCTTGCTGCGTAACCCCGGCAACGTGTCCCGGATATGATTGGTCagttgctggagaggaggaggtagatggtgtgtgtgtgtatagatggtgtgtgtgtatagatggtgtgtgtgtgtatagatggtgtgtgtgtgtatagatggtgtgtgtgtatagatggtgtgtgtgtatagatggtgtgtgtgtgtatagatggtgtgtgtgtgtatagatggtgtgtgtgtgtatagatggtgtgtgtgtatagatggtgtgtgtgtgtatagatggtgtgtgtgtgtatagatggtgtgtgtgtatagatggtgtgtgtgtgtatagatggtgtgtgtgtgtatagatggtgtgtgtgtgtatagatggtgtgtgtgtatagatggtgtgtgtgtgtatagatggtgtgtgtgtgtatagatggtgtgtgtgtgtagatggtgtgtgtgtgtatagatggtgtgtgtgtgtatagatggtgtgtgtgtatagatggtgtgtgtgtgtatagatggtgtgtgtgtgtatagatggtgtgtgtgtatagatggtgtgtgtgtatagatggtgtgtgtgtgtatagatggtgtgtgtgtgtatagatggtgtgtgtgtatagatggtgtgtgtgtgtatagatggtgtgtgtgtgtatagatggtgtgtgtgtatagatggtgtgtgtgtatagatggtgtgtgtgtatagatggtgtgtgtgtgagagagacctggttgagggTCTTCTGCAGGTGAGGGGTGCCCATGCGCTCAGCCAGGTGTCTGTATCCAGGGTGCGACAGGAAGAATTTCCTCTCTGCTGCCAGAGCCGCCTTGATGTCCTTCCTGCCGTCGATGTCCTTCTGACTGCGGTTCACCACCCCGATGTagcctgcagggggcagcacCACCATCACAccttgtgcacgtgtgtgtgtgtgtgtgtgtatataagtgtgtgtgtgtacctctgcgtAGCGGCAGCAGCTTGTTCTCCAGGATGTCTCGTGCGTCCGTTCCCTCGTCCATCAGGTCCAGCTTGGTGATGACGCCTATGGTCCTtaaccctggagagagagagagagagagagagagagagagagagagagagagagagagagagagagagagagagagagagagagaaagaaggagagagagagaaagaaggagagagagagagaggggggggagtgagagagagatctcaGAGGTCATGATCTAAGAGGTCTGTTTttgccatttagcagacgctcttctccagagcgacttacagtaagtacagggacattccccccaaggcaagtagggtgaagtgcccgaggacacaacgtcatttttcacggccgggaatcaaaccggcaaccttctgattaatagcccgactccctaaccactcagccatctgactctctgaatccatccctccctccccacccacacactcacacacacacacacacacacaaaactgtaacacacacacaccttgcggGTCGACCTCCTTGGCGATCTTGAGGGCGTCAGAGTTGGCCAGGTCTGTGTTGGCGGGGGTTACGGCCAGGATGAGGCAGCTTTCCTTGGTGATGAACTGCATCAGCATCTCCCTGATCTGTTGCTCAATGTCCACCGGCTGGTCGCCCACGGCAACCTTGGTCATTCCCGGCAGGTCGATCAGGGTCAGGTTCAGAACTGGGAGGATGGGGTTCAAAGGTCAACAAAGAGTGGTctatcattgtgtgtgtatcagctGGTGGAGAACACGCGGAGGTTGATggggacagcagagagagagtgtgtgtgtgtgtcagtgtgtgtgtgtgagtgtgttaccgTTAGGGGAGAACACGCGGAGGTTGATggggacagcagagagagagtgtgtgtgtgtgtcagtgtgtgtgtgtgagtgtgttaccgTTAGGGGAGAACACGCGGAGGTTGATggggacagcagagagagagtgtgtgtgtgtgtcagtgtgtgtgtgtgagtgtgttaccgTTAGGGGAGAACACGCGGAGGTTGATggggacagcagagagagagtgtgtgtgtgtcagtgtgtgtgtgtgagtgtgttaccgTTAGGGGAGAACACGCGGAGGTTGATggggacagcagagagagagtgtgtgtgtgtcagtgtgtgtgtgtgagtgtgttaccgTTAGGGGAGAACACGCGGAGGTTGATGGGGACAGCAGAGATGCCCTTGTTGGATCCGGTCAGGCGGTCGGTCTCTGCCTCGATCTCCTGACGAACCTCCTCGAAGTCCACAAACTTCCTGCTCTTACAGTGGAGGAACTCTGCATactctgggaggggagggggggggggggggagggatgaaggagggatgaaagagagagagggggagagagagagagggagagtcattACAGCATGTTGCAGCTTGTTTGTTCTAAAGGAATTGTTCCTCCTTTCTTTTGTTTGTGGGTgttctgtttgagtgtgtgtggatgtttgtaggtgtgtgtgttctgtttgtgtgtgtgtggatgtgtgtaggtgtgggtgttctgtttgagtgtgtgtggatgtttgtaGGTGTGGGTGTTCTGTTTGAGGGTGTGCATGTtcatgggtgtgtgtaggggtgtgtgtgtgtgttctatgagagtcacagtgtgtgtgtgtgtgtaggggtgtgtgtgtaggggtgtgtgtgtgtgttctatgagagtcacagtgtgtgtaggggtgtgtgtgtaggggtatgtgtgtgtgttctatgagagtcacagtgtgtgtgtaggggtgtgtgtgtaggggtatgtgtgtgtgttctatgagagtcacagtgtgtgtgtgttctatgagagtcacagtatgtgtgtgtgtgtgttctatgagagtcacagtgtgtttgtgtgtgtgttctatgagagtcacagtgtgtgtgtgttctatgagagtcacagtgggtgtgtgtgtgtgttttatgagagtcacagtgtgtgtgtgttctatgagagtcacagtgtgtgtgtgtaggggtgtgtgtgttctatgagagtcacagtgtgtgtgtgtgtgtgtgtgtgtgtgtgtgcattctatgagagtcacagtgtgtgtgtctcacctgcttGGTTGTTGACCAGCTGGAGGATGAGCGGACGACGAGTGACGATACCAGACCCTCGAGGAAGAAAatctctggagggaggaggaggaggagggaaggaggggggaaggagggggggaggaagagggggaggaggaggaggggggaggaggtggaggaagaggggggaggaggtggaggggggggagaggaggaagagggaggagggggaggaggagaggagggggtggaggagggggggggggaggagggaggtatcATTTTACAAGAACCAgaccgtagacacacacacacacacacagcactctgCTTGATTCCAATGTGTTATTGATGAGATACAGGTAGCAGGGAAGAGATTAACTTACTCTCCTGTTCATTATAGATCTGCTACAAACACatccttctttctttcaatcTCAAGTcaatctctcactccccctgttGCTTTCTGCTTCTCAATCTCAATTcaatgttcatattgccaaaacaACAGTTGAATTACaaatgtgtatgggtgtgtatgtatgtgtgtgagtgtgtgtgtatgggtgtgtgtgtgtccaggtcatAAACAAGAAATGAGAGAGGAGCTTGAGATAACAAGTCActaacactccctccctcccccccacacatttCCCTGCTAGTCTGTTGCTGACCAAGCAGACAGGAAGATGTGGACGATGAACAGAaattcctccccttcctccgccTCCACTTCCTGGAACTCCATCCAATCACTCGCATGCATGACATCACAGCGGGTGACATCACGACCATCCTGCCTCATCAATGGCCTCGCTGTCTTCCTGGTGAGGATGAATCAACCCAGAGCCCACAGTCTCTCtgtgcctccctgccccctaccacccccaccccccccacacacacacacacacacactcatactcagttacacacacacacacacacacacttactcatacactcactagtacacacacacacaatcatacaaaGTCACACACTCTCATCCCGGGTTAACGTTTGACAGGTCAGCAGGTGTGACATGTGAACACACGGAAGCAACAGCGAAGCCGGTATGGTGTTTACAAAGTTGTCAAAAAATAATATTCAGGTTTGAGATTCTCTCAATAAGGACTGTAGCTGTGGTTGGGGTAGCTGGGACGGCCTTCGAGAAGGGGGACAGATGTGGAGCTCTGCGTAAACAATATCTAAAAGAGCGACGTTAAAGTCCAACTCCCAACCCCGCAAATTGTATTAGCGTGTTGCCTGCGCACAACATCCGCGGACACCACGAGACCCCTTTTCTCGAACAGGCCATCTACCGCTAGCTCCATAACGGAAAACTCGGAGAGCTTCCGAGACGAGGTAGCGAGAGCACTGCCgccgagaggaagggagagagaggatggagggaggtagagagaggaagtgagagagaggattgggggaggtagagagaggaagggagagagagagagaattgctTATGTGGCATTTTTTCCACTCCAATCTTGAATTAACGGTAACTGCACGATAAATGATTGCACCCTTTGTCAAGTAAACACCAACAATTACGACGCTACTTTTATGAGTTATACCCGACAACCCACCTTCCGACAAAGTTCTCCAACACCGAGCTCTTCCCAGCGCTCTGGCCGCCGACCACAGCTATCTGCGGCAGGTCGAGGTTGCAGCTCTGCCCGATGGAGCTGAAGGCGTCCTGGAGTTTGTTAATAAGGGGAATCAGATCCTCCATCCCCCGGTTCCCCATGTCTGCACTGCCGCTAGTCTCGCTGTCCTCGACGCTAAGCTAAGATACTCACACTCCGCTCCGCcccgggagagagagcgagagaggggggggagagagagagagatagatagagagagaggggaagagagagagatccacctACTCAAGTGCCAGACTAGGCTTGCGTTTCTTCACACAAATCGAAGTAGTCCGCGGTTTCAaaaactatatattttttaaacttttATCTAATGTGAATGGGTTGTCGTGGCTAGAGTTTCAAGAGTGCAATCGTCCAGGAAAAAAACCCACGGTAGAGACTTTACGAGAAAACCCCATAGAAACTGACTTTACTCCAGCCGTCGCTATCCTGTCAGCAGACCTTTGGAAGGAGCCGAAGCCACGCCCATCGTCTTCTCATATTACTCGCTTCACTCGCCAGACAAAACTGGAGAGGGCGTCACTTCTGGGGAAATGATGAAGTATTCTTGCGGCCGCGGCAGCTGGGGATGTTTATTTAACAGTATCACCTCCAGCTATTGTTTAAGGTAATATATAATGTCCATAAATGTTAAAATATTTGGATAAAGAAGAGTTTTAATGGGGTCTATAATAAACAATAGAAAGTACATTCAATTACAATATCAGATATCATGCATTCTTTAATGTATCATACACATTGACATCCAATATTACATCATAGTAACCCTAATCACCCCTAAGTAACATGTTTACAGTATTACACATTAGATCAACCACACATGTAACACCAGTCTCCGGTCGTCCAGTCAAAGGAACAGAAGCCTTCATATCCTCGCGACCACAGAGGGGTCATCACCATCTACACTGGTCTGAGACAACCTCCATACCTGTAGTCATGGTTACAGAGGGATCATCACCATCTACACTGGTCTGGGACAACCTCCATACCTGTAGTCATGGTTACTGGTGTCCTAAGACCAGCCCAACACCAACTGTGATACATAGTTGTGGAGACACAGCAAGAAGGAAAGGCAGCACACAAATATGCAACTAGAGGGTCCGGATGATGAGGTGACTTAACTACAGTCTGTAGGCTTGGTCTTGccgtgtacagtgtgtgtgtgtgtgtgtgtatactatcttgtgtgtgtgtgtgtgtgatgttctgatgtgtttgttctgatgtgtgtgatgttctgttcccatacacacacatgaacaacaGGAGTGGGGCTGTTTCCATGGAAGCCTGTGTTGTGTTCCTCCAGGAGGAACTACTCTACCTGGCACAAGGACATTGAGGAGGGAGAACCACCATGTCTTAAGCCTAGTGCCACTATACACAACCTAAACGCTGGGTAGAGGGGCTCAGAGAAGGTGGTGTTGAATGTGTACAGGTGGGTCATTGTGTCAGAGGAGATGCTGTAGAAGGACAGAACGCCAGCTGGCCAGTCCAGGTAAACTCCTACTCTGATGGGTGGACAGAACCTGTAATGTATTAAAGTCTCTTGATGATTGTGATGGACAGAGAGTCTTTTACAAAAACCTAGAGTAAAACGAGACCTGCCCAGACCCCAGGATCTGTCGTTGTGTCCAAGTCTACAGGcagcactcctccctctcctcctgatgCTTCTATACGTCACTCCTACCAGatgccaccccaccccccccaccccaacctccacctcccagtaatGGCGTCCAGTcagaccctctctacacagcacctgctgCGTAGAGAGGGTTGGTCTGTTCTCAGTGGACCAGAGAGAACTGTGTCTCCTGGGTGATTGAAGCTCAGGTCCAACTCTCTCAGACGGCAGTTTGAGCTGAGAGCTgaagccagagaagcacagccttcctctgtgactcCACAGAACGACAGCCTGCAGAGAGAAGTGAGGACGTTACAAcactgctgccctctgctggtgggTGTTGTTGACATCACTGGGTACATTGCTGACAGACATACTGTGCATTTACTTCTTCAACATGTTCTATGTGTCCCTGTCTGGTTCCATGTGTGTCTGATCACTGACCTCAGGATCTCCAGTCTACAGTGTGGACTCTTCAGTCcatcagagagcagcttcactcCTGAATCCTGCAGGTCGTTGTGACTCAGGTCCAACTCTCTCAGGTGACAGTTTGAGCTGAGAGCTGAAGACAACTTTCTACAACTGTCCTCCGTCAGGTCACACCAGTTCAACCTACATCAGACATGAGGAAACACATGACAACATGATGAGTGATAACATTATACGGTGTATACAATTATATATGCCATAGAAGTGGAAATGCATCTATtgtaaaacaataaataaaGTATCTGCTGTGATAGCGATGTATTTGTTAGCGAATTACTATAACATGATCATGTTCATTATAACATGCTCTGTCTATGACAGCCTGTGACAATGTGTACTGGGTTATTTTAATGTGAAGACTCCTCTACAGGTactgacctcagtgtctccagtttacTGTGTGGACCTCTCAGGGCAGCATAGACACCATCATTTATATGATCATAATCACCATAAGACAACATAACCTCCTCCAGGTGCAGCTCTGTCAGAGGACAGTCTggtgactggagggaggaggccagTGATGCACAGTCCTCATGGCTGAGCCACATGTCAGTCAGTCTGTAGAAACAGAACATTCCTGAGCTGCAGTGTGGTGAAGTGGTTAAGACTGTTGACTGGAGGTCTCTTGGCAGCCAGGATTCACATCACATCCACACCTCTGTCATACCTCTGTGTTTCTCCAGATGCATAAAGATAATATTCCTGTTGTTATATATCAGTTTGTAGTGTTTACACTACTTTAATAAAGTATATGTAATCCATACAGCCAGTGATGTACTAAATGTAAGGTGTGTTTAGAAATACTCTAATTCACTCTGCTGAGTTGAATATTCCCTTTTGAATGTTTACTATGGTAACCCAGCTAATAGCAACTAGTGGTAGACTAGTATAAATGCAAAcaacctccccatctctcctattTTCTGTGTcctatactgtatctgaaggacTGTGATTGGTCTGTAGAACAACTGAACTAAAATATACTGCTTCATAACTGGCTCT contains the following coding sequences:
- the LOC134016191 gene encoding LOW QUALITY PROTEIN: dynamin-2-like (The sequence of the model RefSeq protein was modified relative to this genomic sequence to represent the inferred CDS: deleted 2 bases in 1 codon); its protein translation is MGNRGMEDLIPLINKLQDAFSSIGQSCNLDLPQIAVVGGQSAGKSSVLENFVGRDFLPRGSGIVTRRPLILQLVNNQAEYAEFLHCKSRKFVDFEEVRQEIEAETDRLTGSNKGISAVPINLRVFSPNVLNLTLIDLPGMTKVAVGDQPVDIEQQIREMLMQFITKESCLILAVTPANTDLANSDALKIAKEVDPQGLRTIGVITKLDLMDEGTDARDILENKLLPLRRGYIGVVNRSQKDIDGRKDIKAALAAERKFFLSHPGYRHLAERMGTPHLQKTLNQQLTNHIRDTLPGLRSKLQSQMLSLEKEVEEYKNFRPDDPTRKTKALLQMVQQFGVDFEKCIEGSGDQVDTANLSGGAKINRIFHERFPFELVKMEFDEKELRKEISYAIKNIHGVRTGLFTPDLAFEAIVKKQIVKLKEPCLKCIDMVIQELVNVVRQCTNKVLHAAWLVWQGANEVLHAAWLVWQGANEGAACSMVGLAGSQ